The genomic region AAGCTGCTTTCTCAGAACTAAATAATCAAACACAAGAAAGTTTATCATGTATACGAATGATAAAATCATTTGGATTAGAAAAACAAGAATTAAATAAATTCTTGAAGTTTGCTAGTAATGCAGGAAAAAAAAATATGAAAGTAGCGAAAATAGATGCTAAGTTTGATCCAACTATATATTTATCTATTGCATTTTCTAATTTACTAGCTGTTATACAAGGAGGTTATCTAGTATGGAACAATATAATAACTATAGGACAATTAACTAGTTTTATCATGTATCTAGGATTAATGATATGGCCTATGTTAGCTATAGCATGGATGTTTAATATAGTACAAAGAGGAAGTGCTGCATTCGATAGAATAAACTTGATATTTAAAGAAAATAATTGTATTAAAAATGTAAAACAAAAAAAAATATCAAAAAATAAAATATTAAAAATTAAAATTGATAAATTTTATTATAAAAATCATAAAAACTTTTTTTTAAAATCAATAAACATAAAATTAATTCCAGGAAATATTTTAGGTATATGCGGCCCAACAGGATCTGGAAAAAGTACAATAATAGGATTAATTCAAAGGCATTTCAGTATAAATAAAGGAAATATTTTTTATGACAACATATCTATTTTAGATTTTAATATAAACGAATGGAGAAAAAAATTAGCAATAGTAAATCAATCTTCTTTTTTATTTTCAGACACAATTTTAAATAATATTAGTTTAGGTAAACCTAACATAGGTTATGAAAAAATAGAAAAAATTACAAGAATAGTTAATCTTCATGATGAAATAACTAAATTACCTAAAGGATATAATACAGAAATAGGGGACAGAGGAATAGTATTATCAGGAGGACAAAAACAAAGAATTGCTATAGCAAGAGCTTTATTATTAAAGAGAGAAATACTAATATTAGACGATTCATTATCAGCTATAGATAATTATACATCTAAAAAAATCTTAAGAAACTTATTTTTAAATAAAAATAAATATTTTAATACAATGATTATTAGTACACATAGATTAAATATTTTAATAAAATCAAATGAGATAATTGTAATTAATAATGGTAAAATTATAGAAAGAGGAAATCATAAAACATTAATTAGTAAAACTAATTGGTATCAAAACATATATAGTTACCAAAAAAATAATAAAAATTATATATAAAAAGTAATGTTTAATAAAATGAAAATAAAAAAGATGTTAAATTTAATTAAAATATCACCTACACTACATAGATTATTATCTTATGCTTATCCTTGGAAAAAATCAATATTTATTGCATTAATAATGCTAACTGGAGCTTCAATTTCTGAAACAATATGTCCTTTATTAATTAGTTATTTTATTGATGATATAATAGCTAAACATAAATTTATACCTAAAATTTTTATTTTATTACTTTTTAGTTTTATTATATTACAAATAATATCTATTATATTACACTATTTTCAAAATTTGATATTAAGTAAAATAGCTATAGAAATATTAAAAAAAGTAAGAATTGATGTAATGAAATCTGCTATTTTACAACCTTTAAGTAAGTTTGACAAACAGCCTATTGGTCAAATTATAGCAAAAGTAACAAATGATACAGAACTAATAAAAGATCTATATGATACAGTTATAATTTCAGTACTCAGAAGTTTTATATTAATTTTTACAATTCTTATAGCTATGTTTACTGTAAAATGGGAAATGGCTGTAATAACAATAATTGTTTTTCCTTTAATAATTATTGTTATGATAATATATCAACATTATAGTATTCCCATCTTAAGAAAAGTTAGATCGTACTTAGCAAACATTAATAATAGTTTTAACGAAGCAATTAAAGGAATGAAAATTTTACAACAATTTAGACAAGAAGATAGATTTGGCAAAAAGATTCAAAAACATAGCAAGTTTCACTATAAATTTAGAATGCAAACACTGCGTTTAGATGGTTTTTTATTAAGACCATTACTCAGTCTATTTTCAGGTTTAGTGTTATGCGGATGGATAATTTTGTTTAGCTTCTATCCTAAAGGAACATTTGAAATAGGAATACTTTACGTTTTTATAAATTATTTAAGCAGACTAAATGAACCTTTAATAACAATAACAACTCAGCAATCTATATTACAACAAGCAATAGTATCAGGAGAAAGAATCTTTCAATTAATAGATTCTCCTAAACAAAAATATGGAAAAGATAATAACTCAATATCAGAAGGAAAAATTAATATTAAAAATCTTAATTTTTCTTACCATATCAAAGATGAAAAAATATTAAAAAATATTAATTTAAAATTTAGATCGAAAGAATTCATTGCATTAGTAGGACGAACAGGAAGCGGAAAAAGCACTTTAGCAAATTTATTAATGGGATATTATCAAATTAATGATGGAAATATATACATTGATGGAAGAAAAATAAATGATCTTAGTCAAAAATGCTTAAGAAAAGGTATATCAATGGTTCAACAAGAACCATACATTTTAGCTGATAGTTTATTTTATAATATAACATTAGGAAGAAATATTTCAGAAAATACTGTATGGAAAATATTAGAAATAGTTCAAATGAAAAAATTTACTGAATCTATGAAATATGGAATTCATTCTATATTAGGAGAAGAAGGAAATAATCTATCAATAGGACAAAAACAATTATTATCTATTGCTAGAGTACTAGTAAGTTATCCAAAAATTCTAATACTAGATGAAGCAACAGCAAATATTGATTCAGAAACAGAAATAGCAATACAAAAAACTCTAAAAAAAATCAAAAAGAAAACAACTCTTATTATAATAGCGCATAGACTTTCTACTGTTACAGAAGCAGATTCTATTATAGTTTTAAATAAAGGTGAAATAGTAGAACAAGGATCTCATGAAGAATTAATGAAAAAAAAATCAAATTATTGGAATATGTATAAACTAAAAAATAAAATTTAATTTTTTAAAATTAAATAATTAAAAATTATATATAAAAAGAGGTCTTGATAGCTGGATATAATTACCGAACTTATTTGTTATGGATGCTTCTTTCCAGACCTGACCTAGTTAACAAAAAGCAAGTAAAAATATACTAAACAAGAACCTCTATCTGTAAAGATATCAATTTAGCTACCAATATGTCAAGTAATTTATATTAAAATTTAAAAATAAATTATTATATAAAAAAATGAAAAAAATAAATTATACTGCTCTTGCTAGAAAATGGAGACCTAAATTATTTAAAGAAGTAGTAGGGCAAAAATATATTATTAATGCTATATCAAATGGATTATTTTTACAAAAAATTCATCATTCTTGGTTATTTTCAGGAACTAGAGGAGTAGGAAAAACTACTATTGCTAGAATATTAGCTAAAAGTTTAAATTGTGAAAAAGGAATTAGTCCTACACCATGTAGAAAATGTTCAAATTGTAAAGAAATAGAAGAAGGTAACTTTATTGATTTTATTGAAATAGATGCTGCTTCAAGAACTAAAGTTGAAAATATAAGAGAATTATTAGATAATATGAAATATTTACCAGTAAAAGGTAAATTTAAAATTTATTTAATAGATGAAATACATATGTTATCTAAAAGTAGTTTTAATGCTTTATTAAAAACATTAGAAGAACCACTTTCACATATAAAAATAATTTCTGCTACAACAGAAATTAATAGAATTCCTCTAACATTTATTTCAAGATGTTTGTATTTCAATTTAAGATTAATATCTAAAACAGAAATATTAAATTATTTAAAAAATATTTTAACAATAGAAAAAATTGATTTCAAAATAGAAGATCTTAAAAAAATTGCAGAAGAAGCACAAGGTAGTATGAGAGATGCTCTAAATATAACAGAAAAATCTATAAGTGTTAAAAAAAATAATGAAAGTATAGAAAATATTTATATAAAAATTGAGAATGAAATTAAACAAAAAGATATATCTAAAATTATATTTTATTTAATAAAATGTCAATCATATAAAGTAATAAAATTTTTAAATAGATCAGAATTATATAATTTAAATTGGGATAATTTTCTTTCAGAGATATTATATGTATTACATAATATGGCCTTGATGAAAAATTTTCCTATAATGGAGAAAATTCAAATAGAAAATAAAATTAGTAATATTCAAGAAATAACTAAAGAAATAAAAATAAAAGAAATTCATTTATTATATAAAACTATTCTAAAAGCAAAAAAAGATATAAAATATGCTCCAAGCAAGAAAATAGGAGTAGAAATGATATTTTTAGAATTTTTAAGTAAAATAAAACAAAATACAGAAATCGAAAAAAAAAATAGAAACTAACAAATTCATAAAAATAAAAAATAATTTAATAAAAATAAAATATAAGAAAGAAAAAATAAGAGAATTAAAAACATAACAAATAAAACTATCAATAAATTCATAAATCTAAAAAAATTGAAAAAATACAGAAAAAAACAAAAAATAAAATTATTGATCAAAATATTGTTTTGATAAAAAAACATTTGATGCTGAAATAAAAAAATAATAATATATTTTAACAAATGAAACATTTTTATGGAGAAAATTTAATATGTTAAATAAA from Buchnera aphidicola (Neophyllaphis podocarpi) harbors:
- a CDS encoding SmdA family multidrug ABC transporter permease/ATP-binding protein is translated as MKLFKQLKWYFNKEWKRYLGSIILLTIVAILQLIPPKIVGIIVDLMERKKFIEKKILMWIIIMLITSILIYFFRYLWRILLFGASYNLAIELRKKFYCHISKQPPEFYLKHRTGDLMARATNDIDRVVFAAGEGVLTLVDSLVMGILVLIIMSTQISFILTIISLIPMPIMAIFIKKYGEMLHISFRKSQAAFSELNNQTQESLSCIRMIKSFGLEKQELNKFLKFASNAGKKNMKVAKIDAKFDPTIYLSIAFSNLLAVIQGGYLVWNNIITIGQLTSFIMYLGLMIWPMLAIAWMFNIVQRGSAAFDRINLIFKENNCIKNVKQKKISKNKILKIKIDKFYYKNHKNFFLKSINIKLIPGNILGICGPTGSGKSTIIGLIQRHFSINKGNIFYDNISILDFNINEWRKKLAIVNQSSFLFSDTILNNISLGKPNIGYEKIEKITRIVNLHDEITKLPKGYNTEIGDRGIVLSGGQKQRIAIARALLLKREILILDDSLSAIDNYTSKKILRNLFLNKNKYFNTMIISTHRLNILIKSNEIIVINNGKIIERGNHKTLISKTNWYQNIYSYQKNNKNYI
- the dnaX gene encoding DNA polymerase III subunit gamma/tau, whose translation is MNYTALARKWRPKLFKEVVGQKYIINAISNGLFLQKIHHSWLFSGTRGVGKTTIARILAKSLNCEKGISPTPCRKCSNCKEIEEGNFIDFIEIDAASRTKVENIRELLDNMKYLPVKGKFKIYLIDEIHMLSKSSFNALLKTLEEPLSHIKIISATTEINRIPLTFISRCLYFNLRLISKTEILNYLKNILTIEKIDFKIEDLKKIAEEAQGSMRDALNITEKSISVKKNNESIENIYIKIENEIKQKDISKIIFYLIKCQSYKVIKFLNRSELYNLNWDNFLSEILYVLHNMALMKNFPIMEKIQIENKISNIQEITKEIKIKEIHLLYKTILKAKKDIKYAPSKKIGVEMIFLEFLSKIKQNTEIEKKNRN
- a CDS encoding SmdB family multidrug efflux ABC transporter permease/ATP-binding protein, whose product is MKIKKMLNLIKISPTLHRLLSYAYPWKKSIFIALIMLTGASISETICPLLISYFIDDIIAKHKFIPKIFILLLFSFIILQIISIILHYFQNLILSKIAIEILKKVRIDVMKSAILQPLSKFDKQPIGQIIAKVTNDTELIKDLYDTVIISVLRSFILIFTILIAMFTVKWEMAVITIIVFPLIIIVMIIYQHYSIPILRKVRSYLANINNSFNEAIKGMKILQQFRQEDRFGKKIQKHSKFHYKFRMQTLRLDGFLLRPLLSLFSGLVLCGWIILFSFYPKGTFEIGILYVFINYLSRLNEPLITITTQQSILQQAIVSGERIFQLIDSPKQKYGKDNNSISEGKINIKNLNFSYHIKDEKILKNINLKFRSKEFIALVGRTGSGKSTLANLLMGYYQINDGNIYIDGRKINDLSQKCLRKGISMVQQEPYILADSLFYNITLGRNISENTVWKILEIVQMKKFTESMKYGIHSILGEEGNNLSIGQKQLLSIARVLVSYPKILILDEATANIDSETEIAIQKTLKKIKKKTTLIIIAHRLSTVTEADSIIVLNKGEIVEQGSHEELMKKKSNYWNMYKLKNKI